One Niallia circulans DNA segment encodes these proteins:
- the dltB gene encoding D-alanyl-lipoteichoic acid biosynthesis protein DltB, producing MTPYSSFLFFIILGILLLPTMILGIMGRRLRYYNVFVSIVVLAIIFSGGNNGFFSLVAFTVLQLVLIKGYITYRKTKNSSLVFYLISLLSILPLILSKLLPILAVDNLVSFLGISYLTFRAVQIIIETRDGLIKNQLSIYQLVNFMLFYPTISSGPIDRFRRFQKDEEKRWTPEEYKDLLYKGINKIFLGFLYKFIIGYCINTYFIMNLDTIADGKFTYHLLYMYSYSLYLFFDFAGYTAFAVGVSYMMGIRSPENFNKPFISRNIKDFWNRWHMSLSFWFRDYVFMRFVFLMKKKRWIQNKMLVSNLGYILLFLLMGVWHGLEIQYIIYGAYHALMMTGFNFFETWNKKHKRWPTGKAMTIVSIIITFHVVCFGFYLFSGRPFQ from the coding sequence ATGACCCCATATAGCTCTTTCCTTTTCTTTATTATTCTAGGTATCTTGCTGCTGCCGACGATGATACTCGGAATAATGGGCAGGCGCCTGCGCTATTACAACGTGTTTGTATCGATTGTTGTATTGGCTATTATATTTTCAGGCGGAAACAACGGCTTCTTTTCATTAGTAGCATTTACTGTTCTGCAGCTTGTACTTATTAAAGGCTACATAACGTATCGAAAGACGAAAAATAGTAGTCTTGTATTCTATTTAATAAGTTTACTTTCGATCCTGCCTTTAATTTTATCGAAGCTTTTGCCGATTTTAGCTGTAGATAATTTAGTGAGCTTTCTTGGTATTTCTTATCTGACATTTCGTGCAGTCCAAATTATTATTGAAACAAGAGATGGATTAATAAAGAATCAGCTCTCGATTTACCAGCTTGTTAATTTTATGCTGTTTTATCCGACCATTTCATCCGGACCAATTGATCGCTTCCGCCGATTCCAAAAGGATGAAGAGAAACGATGGACACCGGAGGAATACAAGGATCTGCTTTATAAAGGGATTAACAAAATTTTTCTTGGTTTTTTGTATAAATTTATTATCGGCTATTGCATTAATACGTACTTCATAATGAATTTAGATACTATAGCAGATGGCAAGTTTACCTATCATTTGCTCTATATGTACAGTTATAGTTTATACCTGTTCTTCGACTTTGCCGGCTATACGGCGTTTGCAGTCGGAGTCAGTTATATGATGGGAATCAGGTCACCAGAGAACTTTAATAAGCCATTCATCAGCCGTAACATTAAGGATTTCTGGAATAGATGGCATATGTCATTGTCGTTCTGGTTCCGTGATTATGTGTTCATGCGCTTCGTGTTCTTAATGAAGAAAAAAAGATGGATTCAGAACAAAATGCTTGTTTCAAATCTAGGTTATATCCTGTTATTCCTGCTGATGGGAGTTTGGCATGGATTAGAAATTCAATACATCATTTATGGAGCTTATCATGCTTTGATGATGACCGGATTTAATTTCTTCGAAACCTGGAATAAAAAACATAAACGCTGGCCAACAGGAAAAGCGATGACAATCGTGTCGATTATCATTACTTTCCATGTCGTTTGTTTCGGCTTTTATCTGTTTTCCGGCAGACCATTTCAATAA
- the dltC gene encoding D-alanine--poly(phosphoribitol) ligase subunit DltC, producing MDFKEKVLQVIAEVCQDDVVKEELDLDLFDSGIIDSFGTVELLFQFDDQLNITVPITEFDRDTWNTPNAIVDRLNELK from the coding sequence ATGGATTTTAAAGAAAAAGTACTACAAGTTATTGCAGAAGTTTGTCAAGATGATGTTGTTAAAGAAGAACTAGATTTAGATTTATTCGACTCAGGGATTATTGATTCATTCGGGACAGTAGAGTTACTGTTTCAATTCGATGATCAACTCAATATCACTGTTCCAATTACAGAATTTGATCGAGATACCTGGAATACACCTAATGCTATCGTTGATCGACTGAATGAGCTGAAGTAA